A single window of Methanoregula sp. DNA harbors:
- the mtrB gene encoding tetrahydromethanopterin S-methyltransferase subunit B, with product MAYILVLPEFGLVADPVVGIITTAGESFTPIMEKVTVLESVTDDLVNMLSGEGNYLASFPNREQALPIAGTMNSFWYGLAVGLLIAGVIAFQMIKVG from the coding sequence ATGGCATACATTCTGGTACTTCCGGAATTCGGGCTTGTCGCTGACCCTGTTGTCGGCATCATCACCACCGCAGGCGAATCGTTCACGCCCATCATGGAAAAAGTCACGGTGCTTGAGAGCGTGACCGACGATCTGGTCAACATGCTCTCGGGCGAGGGTAACTACCTTGCATCGTTCCCGAACCGCGAGCAGGCACTTCCTATCGCGGGCACAATGAACTCGTTCTGGTACGGTCTTGCGGTCGGACTACTCATTGCAGGAGTCATTGCATTCCAGATGATCAAGGTGGGTTAA
- a CDS encoding TIGR04083 family peptide-modifying radical SAM enzyme: MKNPFHVMLIPTLGCPSRCSYCWSSEEGSPLMTIETVREVVAWLRDFRTDRVTFTFHGGEPLLAGADFYRQALPLLADGLPHLKPEFALQSNLWKMTPEIAKVLAEYHVPIGSSIDGPKEINDLQRGNGYFEKTMRGYEIAKANGLDVRFICTFTSTSVKSREAIFDFFLKNGFTMKLHPALPSLRSENPNQWALEPEEYGDLLVYLLDKSLEHLQEIDVMNINDLFRCVFTRRGNVCTFADCMGNTFAVGPDGSIYPCYRFVGMTEYVMGNVRDRPTPEDLAGSDAWKLMFSYKDYVDTACGGCRHIKYCRGGCPYNAIAPTDGIIKGVDPHCVAYRRIFDEIAARLDREMSESSMMDMAFSSRTKKGKKPGVAALMHKMVSG; this comes from the coding sequence ATGAAAAATCCTTTTCATGTGATGCTCATCCCGACGTTAGGCTGTCCTTCCAGATGCAGTTATTGCTGGAGCTCGGAGGAAGGATCGCCCCTCATGACCATCGAGACCGTCAGGGAAGTGGTCGCATGGCTCAGGGATTTCCGGACCGACCGGGTCACCTTCACCTTCCACGGGGGTGAACCGCTCCTTGCCGGTGCGGATTTTTACCGGCAGGCGCTGCCGCTGCTCGCAGACGGCCTCCCCCACTTAAAGCCGGAATTTGCGCTGCAGTCCAATCTCTGGAAGATGACTCCTGAGATCGCCAAAGTCCTCGCGGAATACCATGTGCCGATCGGCTCCAGCATTGACGGCCCCAAGGAGATCAATGACCTCCAGAGAGGTAACGGGTATTTCGAGAAGACCATGCGGGGCTATGAGATTGCAAAGGCAAACGGCCTTGATGTGCGGTTCATCTGCACATTCACCTCCACATCGGTCAAGTCCCGGGAAGCGATCTTTGACTTTTTTTTAAAAAATGGGTTTACCATGAAACTGCACCCCGCTCTGCCGTCGCTGCGGTCTGAAAATCCAAACCAGTGGGCACTTGAACCGGAGGAATACGGCGACCTGCTGGTATACCTTCTTGACAAGTCGTTGGAACACCTGCAGGAGATTGACGTGATGAATATCAACGACCTGTTCCGGTGCGTGTTCACCCGGAGGGGCAATGTCTGCACGTTTGCAGACTGCATGGGAAACACCTTTGCAGTCGGACCGGATGGCAGCATCTATCCCTGTTACCGGTTTGTCGGCATGACGGAATATGTCATGGGTAACGTCCGTGACCGTCCCACTCCTGAAGACCTTGCCGGATCCGATGCATGGAAGCTGATGTTTTCCTATAAGGATTACGTAGATACGGCATGCGGGGGATGCCGACATATAAAATATTGCCGGGGCGGCTGCCCCTACAATGCCATTGCACCGACGGACGGCATCATCAAAGGTGTCGACCCCCACTGTGTTGCCTACCGGAGGATCTTTGACGAGATTGCTGCCCGTCTCGATCGGGAGATGTCGGAATCCTCGATGATGGACATGGCATTTTCGTCACGGACCAAGAAGGGGAAAAAACCCGGAGTCGCGGCGCTGATGCACAAGATGGTGTCGGGATAA
- the mtrE gene encoding tetrahydromethanopterin S-methyltransferase subunit E yields the protein MENIVFGIGITALTGALATVAGAAEDTESNIGSQGDPNSQVQLAPQMGFLHRIFNKAVAGEPPAYGLWCALGAGLAWAFMAMQINAVLAIVLGCVLAVFVQGVYATTAYLGRTASLKKFGQPVYVDILKSMTTVTMAHAFIAIFCTVTLCYLMNAALGHPFPLPLLGLLWGIALGAAGSATGNPYYGKERQYQNQKFGAGVPISASGNIVRYAEAGERNSIDNGFFTAKLGGPASGVCFGLIVFLELWRTILFEKIGGGWGAIIVGVLMILVFTIIDRYIEVWARKTYGPYTEPVKEASS from the coding sequence ATGGAGAATATTGTATTTGGCATTGGAATTACTGCATTGACAGGAGCTCTTGCCACCGTAGCCGGAGCTGCGGAAGATACTGAATCCAACATCGGATCACAAGGTGACCCGAACTCACAGGTTCAGCTCGCTCCGCAGATGGGTTTCCTGCACCGCATCTTCAATAAGGCGGTCGCAGGTGAACCCCCGGCATACGGTCTCTGGTGCGCTCTGGGCGCCGGACTCGCATGGGCATTTATGGCGATGCAGATCAACGCGGTCCTCGCGATCGTCCTTGGCTGTGTCCTCGCAGTCTTTGTCCAGGGCGTGTACGCAACCACCGCGTATCTCGGCAGGACGGCAAGCCTGAAGAAATTCGGGCAGCCGGTCTACGTTGACATTTTGAAGTCGATGACCACGGTCACGATGGCGCATGCATTTATCGCTATCTTCTGTACCGTCACCCTCTGTTACCTGATGAACGCCGCACTGGGACACCCGTTCCCGCTGCCGCTGCTCGGCCTGTTATGGGGTATTGCACTCGGTGCAGCAGGATCTGCGACAGGCAACCCGTACTATGGCAAGGAACGCCAGTACCAGAACCAGAAGTTTGGTGCAGGCGTCCCGATCTCAGCATCAGGCAACATCGTCCGCTATGCCGAAGCCGGCGAGCGCAACTCAATTGACAACGGGTTCTTCACGGCAAAACTGGGCGGACCCGCATCAGGAGTCTGCTTTGGCCTGATCGTATTCCTCGAACTCTGGCGCACGATCCTCTTTGAGAAGATCGGTGGAGGATGGGGTGCGATCATTGTCGGTGTCCTGATGATCCTGGTCTTTACGATCATCGACCGGTACATTGAAGTCTGGGCACGCAAGACCTACGGGCCATACACAGAACCGGTAAAGGAGGCGTCCTCATGA
- the mtrD gene encoding tetrahydromethanopterin S-methyltransferase subunit D, translating into MSAVAAKPAAGGAMNPTAMAVGVVMLLVILGICWKIAPGLGLMALIGMVIGGVLIGFGTHFVPVGGAPAAMGQAPGIATGVAMLAAGAGLAGLFGGAWAAELGTTVAVITGGVGGGLMMAITCMMVNFIYVFGMGIPSASGKIKVDPITGDTQPEFKSQGTEGHGLPFVSFVGGVIGGILGGAGGTLIYLMLLDLYKATLPAMMRATEAQILPIAISAAGIFAVGMFLVNAVLTAYNITGTIEGPHDPKFKRWPRSVVASAVATALCGFVAILIVTV; encoded by the coding sequence ATGAGCGCAGTTGCAGCAAAACCGGCAGCTGGCGGCGCAATGAACCCGACCGCAATGGCGGTGGGTGTCGTCATGCTGCTCGTAATTCTCGGAATCTGCTGGAAGATCGCTCCAGGCCTCGGCCTCATGGCCCTTATCGGTATGGTGATCGGCGGTGTCCTGATCGGATTTGGCACCCACTTCGTCCCGGTCGGCGGTGCGCCGGCTGCGATGGGGCAGGCTCCCGGTATCGCAACCGGTGTTGCAATGCTCGCTGCCGGTGCAGGTCTCGCCGGGCTCTTTGGCGGGGCATGGGCAGCTGAACTGGGAACGACCGTTGCAGTTATCACCGGCGGCGTCGGTGGCGGTCTGATGATGGCAATCACCTGCATGATGGTGAACTTCATCTACGTCTTTGGTATGGGTATCCCTTCAGCATCTGGCAAGATCAAGGTAGACCCGATCACCGGTGACACACAGCCTGAATTCAAGTCACAGGGTACTGAAGGACATGGACTGCCGTTCGTCTCGTTCGTCGGTGGAGTCATCGGCGGTATTCTCGGAGGAGCAGGCGGTACGCTCATCTACCTGATGCTCCTTGACCTGTACAAGGCAACACTGCCCGCGATGATGAGGGCAACCGAAGCCCAGATCCTGCCGATCGCAATTTCGGCAGCAGGAATATTCGCTGTCGGTATGTTCCTCGTGAACGCGGTGCTGACCGCTTACAATATCACCGGAACAATCGAAGGCCCTCACGACCCGAAGTTCAAGCGCTGGCCGCGATCAGTCGTCGCATCTGCTGTCGCAACCGCACTCTGCGGGTTCGTCGCGATCCTGATTGTTACGGTGTGA
- the mtrC gene encoding tetrahydromethanopterin S-methyltransferase subunit C, which yields MTVKIEVIAGGIPHTKIMVAGIIASLVCLYLSYLNVVTNTEMFSFFGGLAVIAALVWGSNTIKVLCSYGIGTGVPSAGMISFGSGVIAMLLATKFGVAAPIVALVLAAVIGLILGYLSNDVLNMKIPAMVQSLTELAVVGAFTLMGFAVLMTGGFTFAALTTGSVMVFGLSLPSFQATFIGGCLIAVAFMLGALAIQHPFNACLGPGWTQDRMLMCAAECGFLSMIVAAIMSFALITTGSALISLVIALVGWAYTYMQYIELSKRDAAAWLDAKPIPEVEAH from the coding sequence ATGACAGTAAAAATTGAAGTTATTGCAGGGGGCATCCCGCACACCAAGATCATGGTGGCAGGTATCATTGCCAGCCTTGTCTGTCTCTACCTGTCCTACTTAAACGTAGTGACAAATACCGAGATGTTCTCGTTCTTCGGCGGACTTGCCGTGATTGCAGCACTCGTCTGGGGCAGCAACACGATCAAGGTGCTGTGCAGCTATGGTATCGGTACCGGTGTTCCCTCGGCGGGTATGATCTCGTTCGGGTCCGGTGTCATTGCGATGCTGCTTGCGACCAAGTTCGGTGTCGCAGCCCCAATCGTTGCACTCGTGCTCGCAGCAGTCATCGGCCTGATCCTCGGCTACCTCTCAAACGACGTGCTGAACATGAAGATTCCGGCGATGGTCCAGTCGCTGACAGAGCTTGCAGTTGTAGGCGCATTCACCCTTATGGGATTTGCAGTCTTAATGACCGGCGGGTTCACCTTTGCAGCGCTGACAACCGGTTCGGTCATGGTCTTTGGCCTCAGTCTTCCCAGCTTCCAGGCAACCTTTATCGGAGGGTGCCTGATTGCCGTGGCGTTCATGCTCGGTGCACTGGCAATCCAGCACCCGTTCAATGCATGTCTCGGACCTGGCTGGACGCAGGACCGCATGCTCATGTGTGCCGCTGAATGCGGATTTTTAAGCATGATCGTTGCAGCCATCATGTCCTTTGCGTTGATAACTACCGGATCAGCACTGATCTCGCTTGTTATCGCACTGGTCGGGTGGGCATACACATACATGCAGTACATTGAGCTCTCCAAGCGCGACGCAGCCGCATGGCTTGATGCAAAACCGATTCCTGAAGTGGAGGCACACTGA